A part of Methanomassiliicoccales archaeon genomic DNA contains:
- a CDS encoding Ni/Fe hydrogenase subunit alpha, with protein sequence MKEIMIDPITRLEGHGNVSIFLDENGEVKNAYLKIPELRGFEAFCVGRPAELMPILTTRICGVCPVAHHYASVKALDAAFGVEPPPAAKKLRELQYMGYLIYDHTLHFYFLGGPDFIVGPDAPIEKRNILGVIERAGMDVAKEVIKHRAYGQKITEIIGGKATHPVSGLPGGMSKPLSEESRSSILEMARSSLEFAKFTLGMFHEVVLEDPRYASMIGSQTYTMRTYYMGMVDDNDNVNFYDGKIRVVDPDGEELTKFEAMEYRQHIEERVEPWTYSKFPYLRKIGWNGFKDGKDSGIYRVGPLGRLNAAKGMSTPLAQKEYELLFRTLGKPAHGTLVFHWARLIELLYAAERAVELASDRSITSKDIRNTPGTPGEGVGIVEAARGTLIHDYRLDKDALIKDVNMIVATTNNYPAICMSIRDAAKGLIADGIVNDTVLNKVEMAFRAYDPCFGCATHYAIGKMPLEIRIFDNLNNHIGTLTRGL encoded by the coding sequence ATGAAGGAGATCATGATCGACCCGATAACCAGGCTTGAGGGGCACGGTAACGTGTCCATCTTCTTAGATGAAAATGGAGAGGTAAAGAATGCATATCTGAAGATACCAGAGCTGAGGGGCTTCGAAGCCTTCTGTGTAGGTCGGCCCGCCGAATTGATGCCGATACTCACAACGAGGATATGTGGCGTATGCCCGGTCGCCCATCATTATGCCTCGGTCAAAGCTCTGGATGCGGCATTTGGGGTGGAGCCTCCCCCCGCTGCGAAAAAGCTGAGGGAGCTTCAGTACATGGGCTACCTGATCTATGACCACACTCTTCATTTCTATTTCCTCGGTGGACCGGACTTCATTGTTGGTCCGGACGCACCCATAGAAAAAAGGAACATCCTCGGGGTCATAGAGAGGGCCGGCATGGATGTGGCAAAGGAGGTCATCAAGCACCGTGCATATGGCCAGAAGATCACCGAGATCATCGGTGGGAAGGCCACGCATCCCGTGAGCGGTCTGCCGGGGGGGATGAGCAAACCATTGAGCGAGGAATCAAGATCGTCGATATTGGAGATGGCCAGATCGTCATTGGAATTCGCCAAGTTCACATTGGGGATGTTCCATGAGGTCGTCCTAGAGGACCCCCGATATGCTTCGATGATCGGGAGCCAGACATACACCATGAGGACCTATTACATGGGGATGGTCGACGATAATGACAACGTCAACTTTTACGATGGCAAGATCAGGGTCGTCGACCCTGATGGGGAAGAGCTCACAAAGTTCGAGGCTATGGAATATCGTCAGCACATTGAAGAAAGGGTGGAGCCCTGGACCTATTCGAAGTTCCCTTACCTCAGAAAGATCGGATGGAATGGGTTCAAGGACGGCAAAGACAGTGGCATATACAGGGTGGGGCCGCTAGGTCGCCTGAATGCTGCGAAGGGGATGTCCACCCCCCTTGCTCAGAAGGAGTACGAACTTCTTTTCAGAACGTTGGGAAAACCTGCACATGGCACCTTGGTGTTCCATTGGGCACGGCTCATCGAATTATTATACGCTGCCGAGAGGGCTGTGGAGCTGGCAAGTGACCGATCGATCACATCCAAGGACATTAGGAACACACCCGGGACGCCTGGAGAGGGCGTAGGCATCGTCGAAGCTGCAAGAGGGACGCTGATCCATGATTACCGCTTGGATAAAGACGCTCTCATAAAGGATGTCAACATGATAGTCGCAACGACCAATAACTATCCTGCCATATGTATGAGCATCCGGGACGCGGCGAAAGGCCTGATAGCTGATGGGATAGTGAATGATACTGTTCTGAACAAGGTCGAGATGGCCTTCAGGGCGTATGACCCTTGTTTCGGCTGTGCCACCCATTATGCCA
- a CDS encoding oxidoreductase — protein MKIAFYWAASCGGCEIAVLDLNEKILDLVKVADIVFWPVAMDVKYKDVEAMPEGHIDVTFFNGSVRNSEQEHMAHLLRSRSKILIAFGACAHEGSVPGLANLSDAGEILKKVYGEERDATVPAPITTVPEGELKVPQFYDTVRTLWQVVEVDYYLPGCPPPVKLIAAAIDAIVKGELPPKGSVLAPLPSVCDECPRTREHKKIKSIYRVHEKVPDPERCLMEQGIICMGMATRSGCGAQCLKVDMPCTGCGGATPNQSDVGTGMMTALASILCLDAEPGKYTDEEFDRLISQIKDPVGIFYMYSLPSSILRRKVIGK, from the coding sequence CTGAAGATAGCATTCTATTGGGCGGCGAGCTGCGGTGGTTGTGAGATCGCGGTCCTTGACCTCAACGAAAAGATACTTGACCTTGTCAAGGTCGCCGATATAGTGTTCTGGCCAGTTGCCATGGACGTCAAATATAAAGACGTTGAGGCGATGCCAGAAGGCCACATCGACGTCACCTTCTTTAACGGTTCCGTGAGGAACAGCGAACAGGAGCACATGGCGCATCTATTGAGGTCCAGATCTAAGATATTGATAGCGTTCGGTGCATGTGCCCATGAAGGGTCTGTACCGGGGCTTGCAAATCTCAGTGACGCCGGGGAGATATTAAAAAAGGTATACGGTGAGGAAAGAGACGCGACCGTACCTGCCCCTATAACAACTGTACCTGAAGGAGAATTGAAGGTCCCCCAGTTCTATGACACGGTGAGGACCTTGTGGCAGGTGGTGGAGGTCGATTATTATCTCCCCGGGTGTCCCCCGCCCGTCAAGCTCATCGCTGCGGCGATAGATGCCATCGTGAAAGGAGAACTTCCTCCTAAAGGCTCTGTGCTTGCACCATTACCATCAGTATGTGATGAATGCCCTAGGACGAGGGAGCACAAAAAGATAAAGAGCATATATAGGGTGCATGAGAAAGTTCCGGATCCTGAGAGATGCCTGATGGAGCAGGGCATAATATGTATGGGCATGGCCACAAGGAGCGGATGTGGTGCACAGTGTTTGAAGGTCGACATGCCATGCACGGGTTGTGGAGGGGCCACTCCGAATCAATCTGATGTCGGCACAGGGATGATGACAGCACTGGCCTCTATCCTCTGCCTTGATGCGGAGCCGGGAAAATACACCGATGAGGAGTTTGACAGATTAATATCCCAGATCAAGGACCCGGTGGGGATATTTTACATGTACAGCCTCCCATCGTCCATCCTCAGGCGGAAGGTGATCGGAAAATGA